The following coding sequences are from one Anguilla rostrata isolate EN2019 chromosome 16, ASM1855537v3, whole genome shotgun sequence window:
- the LOC135242071 gene encoding relaxin-3 receptor 1-like, with the protein MQSANRLVLLNAPGNAFLLEMMGEIFNHSAGSGKFNRSLTDPNRFSSLEDIDVTADGSPVLRILISIVYSVVCAIGLVGNLLVFFLMKIRQGRKKSTINFFVLNLAVTDFQFVLTLPFWAVDTALDFSWPFGHAMCKIILSVTVMNMYASVFFLTAMSITRYWSVASALKNRTRPISCSVKWVSALLWVAATVATAPTSIFSTVRNVAGEKLCLLRFPDGQYWLALYHLQKILIAFVFPMLIVSICYLMLLRFIRLRSMNNNRPKRKSRVTKSVTIVVLSFFLCWMPNHAITFWGVLVKFNVVYWDRTYYIVHTYVFPVTVCLAHVNSCLNPVLYCLMRREFRKMLKDLFWRISSPSISNSCQIRPFSGAIKPEQEDTQVVIPLHVIETDHSRLTIINGRCDGLPSVTQER; encoded by the coding sequence ATGCAATCAGCAAACAGGCTGGTGCTCCTAAATGCACCTGGGAACGCATTCTTATTGGAAATGATGGGGGAGATTTTCAACCATAGCGCTGGCAGCGGCAAGTTTAACAGGTCTCTGACGGATCCGAACAGGTTCAGCAGTTTGGAGGACAtagatgtgactgctgacgggAGCCCGGTACTCAGGATACTTATCTCCATAGTTTACTCTGTGGTGTGCGCTATTGGCTTAGTTGGGAacttgcttgtattttttctgaTGAAGATAAGGCAAGGGAGGAAAAAATCCACAATAAACTTCTTCGTTCTTAACCTGGCCGTGACGGACTTCCAGTTTGTGTTGACCCTGCCCTTCTGGGCGGTGGACACCGCTCTGGACTTCAGCTGGCCGTTTGGACATGCGATGTGCAAGATCATTCTGTCCGTCACCGTCATGAACATGTATGCTAGCGTGTTCTTTCTCACTGCCATGAGCATCACACGCTACTGGTCTGTCGCATCAGCTCTGAAGAACCGAACTCGACCGATATCCTGCTCGGTGAAATGGGTGAGCGCACTACTGTGGGTTGCGGCGACCGTGGCTACAGCACCAACATCTATATTCTCCACAGTGAGAAATGTAGCAGGAGAAAAACTCTGTCTTCTGAGGTTCCCTGATGGTCAGTACTGGCTAGCGCTCTACCATCTTCAGAAAATACTTATTGCGTTTGTTTTTCCTATGCTGATAGTTTCAATCTGCTATTTGATGCTTTTGCGATTCATCCGACTGCGAAGCATGAACAACAATCGTCCTAAACGGAAATCCAGGGTCACTAAATCTGTCACCATCGTGGTCCTCTCGTTCTTTCTTTGTTGGATGCCAAACCATGCCATCACATTCTGGGGAGTGTTAGTCAAATTCAATGTGGTTTACTGGGATAGAACATACTACATTGTTCACACCTATGTGTTCCCTGTGACTGTCTGTCTAGCACATGTCAACAGCTGTTTAAATCCAGTTCTATACTGCCTCATGAGACGGGAGTTCCGAAAAATGCTAAAGGATTTATTTTGGCGGATTTCTTCACCCTCGATTTCGAATAGCTGTCAAATACGTCCATTTTCTGGAGCCATAAAACCTGAGCAGGAGGACACCCAAGTAGTCATTCCACTGCACGTGATAGAAACTGACCACTCCAGGTTAACTATAATTAACGGACGTTGTGACGGACTGCCAAGCGTCACACAAGAGAGGTGA
- the calml4b gene encoding calmodulin-like protein 4 gives MAKFLSHDQINEFKECFSLYDKKRKGKIEAKDLITVMRCLGTSPTFSEVDRHLQVHKIDKNGELDFSTFLTMMHRQIQQEDPKAEILEAMRMTDKQKKGYILASELRAKLTGLGEKLTDKEVDELFREANVGPDGRVHYEDFTRMVTLPPVDY, from the exons aGTTCAAAGAGTGCTTCTCTCTGTACGACAAAAAGCGGAAGGGGAAGATTGAGGCGAAGGATCTGATCACTGTGATGCGCTGTCTGGGCACGAGCCCCACTTTCAGCGAAGTGGACCGACACCTGCAGGTCCACAAGATAG ATAAGAATGGCGAGCTGGACTTCTCCACCTTCCTGACCATGATGCACCGGCAGATTCAGCAGGAGGACCCCAAGGCAGAAATCTTGGAGGCCATGCGTATGACGGACAAGCAGAAGAAGGGCTACATCCTGGCCTCGGAGCTCCGGGCCAAACTCACCGGCCTGGGCGAGAAGCTCACAGATAAGGAAG TGGACGAGTTGTTCAGAGAGGCGAACGTGGGCCCGGACGGACGAGTGCACTACGAAGACTTCACCAGGATGGTGACCCTGCCCCCTGTGGATTACTGA